One window of the Chloroflexota bacterium genome contains the following:
- a CDS encoding ABC transporter ATP-binding protein, translating to MIETRDLTRRFGAATAVESLTLSVARGEVFAFLGPNGAGKTTTVRMLACLIAPTSGEAIVAGRRVGADNDGIRAHIGILTEAPGLYERLSAAQNLAFFAQLHSLPGDRSDAQVRRYLAMLGLWERRNEPVAAFSKGMKQKLAIARALLHEPEVLFLDEPTSALDPESAKVVRDFIAELRGEGRTIFLCTHNLDEAERLADHIGVMKQRLIQVGTPEGLRRSLYGRHVVVRLRDASGAPIDALRALPGANTVNVEGSQIVIGVDNPDEMTPAIVRAVVQAGGDVLSVVEEKHSLEDVYLNLVHHEAEARP from the coding sequence ATGATCGAAACCAGGGACCTCACGCGCCGCTTCGGCGCCGCCACCGCCGTTGAGTCGCTTACGCTGAGTGTGGCGCGCGGCGAAGTCTTCGCGTTCCTCGGCCCCAATGGGGCCGGCAAGACGACGACCGTGCGCATGCTGGCCTGCCTGATCGCGCCGACGAGCGGCGAGGCGATCGTCGCCGGGCGGCGCGTCGGCGCGGACAACGATGGCATCCGCGCGCATATCGGCATCCTCACGGAAGCGCCGGGATTGTACGAGCGCTTGAGCGCGGCACAGAACCTGGCGTTCTTTGCGCAGTTGCACAGCCTGCCGGGCGACCGCAGCGATGCGCAAGTGCGGCGGTACCTGGCGATGCTCGGCTTGTGGGAGCGGCGGAACGAACCGGTGGCGGCTTTCTCCAAAGGCATGAAACAGAAGCTGGCCATCGCGCGGGCGCTGCTGCATGAGCCTGAAGTGCTGTTTCTCGACGAGCCGACCAGTGCACTCGACCCCGAATCGGCCAAGGTGGTGCGCGATTTCATCGCCGAGCTCAGGGGCGAAGGCCGCACGATCTTCCTCTGCACGCACAACCTCGACGAAGCCGAGCGTTTGGCCGACCATATCGGCGTCATGAAGCAGCGGCTGATTCAGGTTGGGACGCCGGAGGGACTGCGGCGCAGCCTGTACGGGCGGCACGTCGTCGTGCGCCTGCGCGACGCGAGCGGCGCGCCGATCGACGCGCTGCGCGCGTTGCCCGGGGCGAATACCGTGAACGTCGAAGGCAGCCAAATTGTGATTGGCGTCGACAACCCGGATGAGATGACGCCGGCGATCGTGCGCGCGGTGGTGCAGGCGGGCGGCGATGTGTTGTCCGTCGTCGAGGAGAAGCACTCGCTTGAAGATGTGTACCTGAACCTGGTCCACCACGAAGCGGAGGCACGGCCATGA
- a CDS encoding ABC transporter permease subunit encodes MNWTRVRAVIARELLEVRQNRTLLLTIFGPPLLLTILPLGIMAFMGAVPERNNMRPEDIARYVEAFPELKSLGGLEVIQIIIMRQFLLMYLILPLMVPTSIATASIIGEKEVRSLEPLLATPVRTEELLLGKSIAAVVPAVASTWFAYAVFFIGARFVSLSDLVFAQLLSPIWLLAIIVLAPLLALLSVNLSVIISSRVNDARVAQQLASMLVIPIVALSVGQTMGFVALNVVTFLVATVVVILVDLGAMYAGVMLFQREAILTRWK; translated from the coding sequence ATGAACTGGACGCGCGTGCGCGCGGTGATCGCGCGCGAACTGCTGGAGGTGCGCCAGAACCGCACCCTGCTGCTGACCATCTTCGGCCCGCCGCTGCTGCTCACCATCCTGCCGCTGGGCATCATGGCGTTCATGGGCGCGGTGCCGGAGCGCAATAACATGCGCCCGGAGGATATTGCGCGGTACGTTGAAGCGTTCCCTGAACTCAAGAGCCTCGGCGGCCTGGAAGTCATCCAGATTATCATCATGCGCCAGTTCCTGCTGATGTACTTGATCCTGCCGCTCATGGTGCCCACCAGCATCGCGACGGCCAGCATCATCGGCGAGAAGGAAGTGCGCAGCCTGGAGCCGCTGCTGGCCACGCCGGTGCGCACCGAAGAGCTGTTGCTCGGCAAGAGCATCGCCGCGGTCGTGCCGGCCGTGGCGTCCACCTGGTTCGCGTATGCCGTGTTCTTCATCGGCGCGCGTTTCGTGTCCTTGAGCGACCTGGTCTTTGCGCAACTGCTGTCGCCGATCTGGTTGCTGGCGATCATCGTGCTGGCGCCGCTGCTGGCGCTCTTGTCGGTGAACCTCTCGGTGATTATTTCGTCGCGCGTCAACGATGCGCGCGTCGCGCAGCAACTGGCGAGCATGCTCGTGATCCCCATCGTCGCGCTGTCGGTCGGGCAGACAATGGGTTTTGTGGCGCTCAACGTCGTGACGTTTCTCGTGGCAACGGTTGTCGTCATTCTGGTCGACTTGGGCGCGATGTATGCCGGCGTGATGCTATTCCAGCGCGAGGCCATCCTGACACGCTGGAAATAG